The following proteins come from a genomic window of Cervus canadensis isolate Bull #8, Minnesota chromosome 20, ASM1932006v1, whole genome shotgun sequence:
- the PTP4A1 gene encoding protein tyrosine phosphatase type IVA 1 isoform X1 codes for MARMNRPAPVEVTYRNMRFLITHNPTNATLSKFIEELKKYGVTTIVRVCEATYDTTLVEKEGIHVLDWPFDDGAPPSNQIVDDWLSLVKIKFREDPGCCIAVHCVAGLGRAPVLVALALIEGGMKYEDAVQFIRQKRRGAFNSKQLLYLEKYRPKMRLRFKDSNGHRNNCCVQ; via the exons ATGGCTCGAATGAACCGCCCAGCTCCTGTGGAAGTTACGTACAGGAACATGAGATTTCTTATTACACACAACCCAACTAATGCAACGTTAAGCAAATTTATAGAG GAACTTAAGAAGTATGGAGTTACCACAATCGTAAGAGTATGTGAAGCAACTTATGACACTACTCTTGTGGAGAAAGAAGGCATCCATGTTCTC GATTGGCCTTTTGATGATGGCGCACCACCATCTAACCAAATTGTTGATGATTGGTTAAGTCTTGTGAAGATTAAGTTTCGTGAAGACCCTGGTTGTTGTATTGCTGTTCATTGTGTTGCAGGCCTTGGCAG AGCTCCAGTGCTTGTTGCCCTAGCATTAATTGAAGGTGGAATGAAATATGAAGATGCAGTACAGTTCATAAGACA aaaGCGACGAGGAGCTTTTAACAGCAAGCAACTTTTGTATTTGGAGAAGTATCGTCCTAAAATGCGGCTGCGCTTCAAAGACTCCAATGGGCATAGAAACAACTGTTGCGTTCAGTAA
- the PTP4A1 gene encoding protein tyrosine phosphatase type IVA 1 isoform X2, producing MARMNRPAPVEVTYRNMRFLITHNPTNATLSKFIEELKKYGVTTIVRVCEATYDTTLVEKEGIHVLDWPFDDGAPPSNQIVDDWLSLVKIKFREDPGCCIAVHCVAGLGRAPVLVALALIEGGMKYEDAVQFIRHDEELLTASNFCIWRSIVLKCGCASKTPMGIETTVAFSKTRVHDAIAWKWNLRHDGICHT from the exons ATGGCTCGAATGAACCGCCCAGCTCCTGTGGAAGTTACGTACAGGAACATGAGATTTCTTATTACACACAACCCAACTAATGCAACGTTAAGCAAATTTATAGAG GAACTTAAGAAGTATGGAGTTACCACAATCGTAAGAGTATGTGAAGCAACTTATGACACTACTCTTGTGGAGAAAGAAGGCATCCATGTTCTC GATTGGCCTTTTGATGATGGCGCACCACCATCTAACCAAATTGTTGATGATTGGTTAAGTCTTGTGAAGATTAAGTTTCGTGAAGACCCTGGTTGTTGTATTGCTGTTCATTGTGTTGCAGGCCTTGGCAG AGCTCCAGTGCTTGTTGCCCTAGCATTAATTGAAGGTGGAATGAAATATGAAGATGCAGTACAGTTCATAAGACA CGACGAGGAGCTTTTAACAGCAAGCAACTTTTGTATTTGGAGAAGTATCGTCCTAAAATGCGGCTGCGCTTCAAAGACTCCAATGGGCATAGAAACAACTGTTGCGTTCAGTAAAACCAGGGTGCATGATGCCATTGCTTGGAAGTGGAACCTGAGACACGATGGAATTTGTCATACATAG